The Heptranchias perlo isolate sHepPer1 unplaced genomic scaffold, sHepPer1.hap1 HAP1_SCAFFOLD_53, whole genome shotgun sequence genome includes a region encoding these proteins:
- the LOC137315060 gene encoding probable G-protein coupled receptor 139 gives MEMPTILHIKEIYYPILAAFGFPANLVTIVILSRGNCGLSKCISVYMVTMATADLLVIIFNVIVYYFFSYHFPHSFLSYTAVCKFILCMNPATLDMSVWFTVSFTFDRFVSVCCQTFKTKYCTVRNAAAVITTISVLICLENIPFWFAYEPDRIINSVHWGCRNRIDFFSSPAGAAYSWLKSVLVAWLPFALILLFNCLTVRCILVASRARRGLRGQSSENQSDREMENRRKSIILLFTVSGSFILLWLTAIVSFLTTRLTNAMHYQGDSAAPAYIATETGFMLMYLSSCTNTCIYAATQTKFREELKQMIKSPWTNILIFVKKMKKKIPKAPFLN, from the exons ATGGAAATGCCAACAATTCTTCATATTAAGGagatttactacccgattctcgcagcctttggttttcccg cgaacctagtgacaatcgtgattctctccagaggaaattgtggcctttccaaatgtatctctgtctatatggtgaccatggcaacagcagatctactggtcattatCTTCAATGTAATCGTGTATTACTTTTTCAGTTATCACTTTCCACattcattcctgtcctacactgccgtttgtaagttcattcTGTGCATGAATCCCGCTACCCtggatatgtcggtgtggttcacagtctcgttcacatttgaccgatttgtatctgTATGTTGTCAGACGTTTAAAACaaagtattgcacagtgagaaatGCGGCTGCGGTTATCACAACGATCTCTGTCCTGATCTGTTTAGAGAACATCCCCTTTTGGTTTGCATATGAACCTGACCGAATAATTAACAGTGTTCACTGGGGTTGCCGCAACAGAATCGACTTTTTTTCATCACCTGCAGGTGCAGCTTACTCGTGGTTAAAAAGTGTTTTAGTTGCATGGcttccttttgctttgatattgctctttaattgtttgacagtcaggtgTATTTTAGTGGCCAGTAGAGCCCGCAGGGGACTGCGGGGTCAGagcagtgagaatcagagcgatcgagagatggagaaccgaaggaaatccatcattttactgttcactgtatcgggcagttttatactattGTGGCTGACAGCTATTGTTAGTTTTTTAACGACCAGACTGACAAACGCCATGCATTACCAAGGCGATTCTGCAGCTCCTGCCTATATCGCCACTGAAACCGGATTtatgctcatgtatttgagttcctgtacaaacacgtgtatttacgcagctacccaaacgaaattcagggaagagctgaagcagaTGATCAAATCTCCATGGACAAATATTCTGATATTTgttaagaaaatgaaaaaaaaaatacccAAAGCTCCCTTTCTGAACTAG